In Anas platyrhynchos isolate ZD024472 breed Pekin duck chromosome 22, IASCAAS_PekinDuck_T2T, whole genome shotgun sequence, the following proteins share a genomic window:
- the DFFA gene encoding DNA fragmentation factor subunit alpha: protein MAARPKRCLVRRGGGRKQHGLAASCLRELRQKASGVLAIDKALEPITIVLAEDGTIVDDEDYFRCLPPNTKFVALAKDEKWGGRSPGSGTTWLSDVDEVDGAAEKWKQLARQLKDDLSNIILMSEEDLQVLIDVPHSDLAEELAQSQTKIQALQNTLQQVLDRREEERQSKQLLELYLEALKNEGSILSKVAESETVPGKEMDVVDTGTSSTGTSAKTALSDHLLAVLKGKPVPELCLDSQDLELVVKEDTQALAAALSWDKQKAEALQQACDQELSKRLQQVQTLHSLRSTSKGKKTLPWGDWLSSKRKK from the exons ATGGCGGCGAGGCCCAAACGCTGCCTGgtgaggcggggagggggcagaAAGCAGCACGGCTTGGCCGCCTCCTGCCTGAGGGAGCTGCGCCAGAAAG ccaGCGGTGTTCTGGCCATCGATAAAGCCTTGGAGCCCATCACCATCGTGCTGGCGGAGGACGGCACCATCGTGGACGATGAGGATTACTTCAGGTGCCTGCCGCCCAACACCAAGTTCGTGGCGCTGGCGAAGGACGAGAAGTGGGGCGGGAGGAGCCCAG GCAGCGGAACAACCTGGCTCTCAGATGTGGATGAAGTGGACGGTGCTGCAGAGAAGTGGAAGCAGCTGGCCAGGCAGCTGAAGGATGACCTGTCTAATATCATCCTGATGTCCGAAGAAGACCTACAG GTGCTTATTGATGTACCGCATTCAGACCTGGCAGAAGAACTTGCCCAAAGTCAAACCAAAATCCAGGCGTTGCAGAACACCCTGCAGCAGGTGCTGGACAGACGAGAAGAAGAACGCCAGTCAAAGCAGCTCCTGGAACTCTACCTAGAGGCCTTGAAAAACGAAGGCAGTATCTTAAGCAAAGTAGCAG AGTCTGAGACCGTACCAGGAAAGGAGATGGATGTGGTTGACACGGGtaccagcagcactggcacttCAGCCAAAACAGCACTCAGCGACCACCTCCTTGCTGTTCTGAAAGGGAAACCTGTCCCAGAGCTCTGCTTGGACAGTCAGGATCTAGAG CTGGTCGTGAAAGAAGACACACAagccctggctgcagctctCAGCTGGGACAAGCAGAAAGCTGAAGCTCTGCAGCAAGCCTGCGATCAGGAGCTCTCCAAGCGCCTACAGCAAGTGCAGACCTTGCATTCCCTGAGGAGCACATCAAAGGGCAAGAAAACGCTACCTTGGGGAGACTGGCTTAGTTCAAAACGTAAAAAATAA